The Methylomonas koyamae genome has a segment encoding these proteins:
- a CDS encoding DUF2490 domain-containing protein, whose amino-acid sequence MTRIVYSGKVLKILLFAFTAAGAAAHGGELAEDTGAWLQIVGEGSLKAVDPALAKGRVWLEGQSRFDGNWGHWYQGMVRSAVGYSLSDRATIWAGYTWLPTQNIGKPYIAQQDIWPAFRYILPTEIGTFTFRTMWETNFLRGDQVRERPRQMVKFMHPFDFEPRLSFIAWDEAFYRVNSTDWGGKSGFDQNRAFSGIGWNFDKNVRAELGYLNQYLDDANHRDAKMHHLGMASLFVNF is encoded by the coding sequence ATGACGCGCATTGTCTACTCAGGTAAGGTTTTAAAAATACTGTTGTTCGCCTTCACGGCCGCCGGTGCAGCGGCGCATGGCGGCGAGTTAGCCGAAGACACCGGCGCCTGGCTGCAAATCGTCGGCGAAGGCAGCTTGAAAGCGGTCGATCCGGCGTTGGCAAAGGGCAGGGTCTGGCTGGAAGGCCAATCGCGCTTCGATGGCAACTGGGGCCATTGGTACCAGGGCATGGTACGTTCCGCGGTGGGTTATTCGCTGAGCGACCGGGCCACAATTTGGGCCGGTTACACTTGGCTGCCGACGCAGAACATCGGCAAGCCTTATATCGCGCAACAGGATATTTGGCCGGCGTTCCGCTACATCCTGCCCACCGAAATCGGCACCTTCACCTTCCGCACCATGTGGGAAACCAATTTCCTGCGCGGCGACCAAGTCCGCGAACGGCCGCGGCAGATGGTCAAATTCATGCATCCGTTCGATTTCGAACCGCGGCTGAGCTTCATCGCCTGGGACGAAGCGTTTTACCGGGTCAATAGCACCGACTGGGGCGGTAAATCCGGCTTCGACCAAAACCGGGCCTTCAGCGGTATCGGTTGGAATTTCGACAAAAATGTGCGGGCCGAACTGGGTTATTTAAACCAATACCTCGACGATGCCAACCACCGCGACGCCAAGATGCACCATTTGGGCATGGCGTCGTTGTTCGTCAATTTCTGA
- a CDS encoding proton-conducting transporter membrane subunit, giving the protein MNGLILACLFFPLLGMLLILLFGSSEQRISTISLWTSRVKGASVLSLLIAWAVAGFPAHELVWFDLYAQGGYRFPILFYLDRISAVYLFCAWLIFSIIVRYCRVYLHRETGYKRFFLTIFGFAFGLNLVILSGSIDMLFAGWEIVGVSSFLLIAFYRHRPQPIRNALRAYSIYRFCDVGLLLGAWMSHLLFHESQHFSQLANLFQHAAMPPAGYASLLVLSWLIVIAASGKSAQFPFCFWLPRAMEGPTPSSAIFYGALSIHLGVFLLLRTMPIWTYHYLPRTMVLVIGLLTVVIANLSEKTQSNIKGQVAYASITQVGFMFMELSLGLETLVLVHFLGNAFLRCYQLLVSPSIVAHLLRVEGSVDTDFVIKPSAMREFLPNSIRDTLPAVLQNTLYVFALQEGNLERLVRSTLWDPLKQIGARMNQVRPAIRYFSIVGLLGLIVLGESEAWFDRGYLSIPISVAMVVASLSAFSQKHSPFKVWNAIATSCSLAGIAVWMMDPAVYGDVLLFLSGVLPSWLLGVLVLRRMLAQENFAEEPFRYRAMAETRPRASLLLFLSFLGLVGFPITPAFLGADLLLADATRLHPWFALPITLAFVVNGIAAARVFVRLCMGRPSEVCSQAQESA; this is encoded by the coding sequence ATGAACGGCTTAATATTGGCCTGTTTGTTCTTTCCGCTGCTCGGTATGCTGCTGATATTGTTGTTCGGCAGCAGCGAGCAGCGCATTTCCACGATCAGCCTGTGGACCAGCCGCGTGAAGGGCGCCAGCGTGCTGAGCCTGTTGATCGCCTGGGCGGTTGCCGGTTTTCCGGCTCACGAATTGGTTTGGTTCGATCTGTACGCGCAAGGCGGCTACCGCTTTCCGATTCTGTTTTATCTGGACCGGATCAGTGCGGTGTATTTATTCTGCGCCTGGCTGATTTTCTCGATTATCGTGCGTTATTGCCGGGTCTATCTGCACCGCGAAACCGGCTACAAGCGTTTCTTCCTGACGATCTTCGGTTTTGCGTTCGGCTTGAATCTGGTGATTCTGTCCGGTTCGATCGACATGCTGTTCGCCGGCTGGGAAATCGTCGGGGTTTCGTCGTTTTTGTTGATCGCCTTTTACCGGCACCGGCCGCAGCCGATCCGCAACGCCTTGCGCGCGTACAGCATTTACCGCTTCTGCGACGTCGGCTTGCTGCTTGGCGCCTGGATGAGCCATTTGCTGTTTCACGAGAGCCAGCATTTCAGCCAACTGGCCAATTTGTTCCAGCACGCCGCGATGCCGCCGGCCGGTTACGCGTCGCTGTTGGTGTTGTCCTGGCTGATCGTCATTGCCGCCTCCGGCAAATCGGCGCAATTCCCGTTCTGCTTCTGGTTACCGCGGGCGATGGAAGGACCGACGCCATCCAGTGCGATTTTTTACGGTGCGTTATCGATCCATTTGGGCGTGTTTCTGTTGTTACGCACCATGCCGATCTGGACCTACCATTACTTGCCGCGCACCATGGTGTTGGTGATCGGCTTGCTGACCGTGGTCATCGCCAATCTGTCGGAAAAAACCCAATCCAATATCAAAGGCCAAGTTGCCTACGCCTCGATCACCCAGGTCGGTTTTATGTTCATGGAATTGTCGCTGGGCTTGGAAACCTTGGTTCTGGTGCACTTCCTCGGCAACGCCTTCCTGCGTTGCTACCAATTGCTGGTATCGCCGTCTATCGTCGCCCATTTGCTGCGGGTGGAAGGCTCGGTCGATACCGACTTCGTCATCAAACCCAGCGCGATGCGCGAATTTCTGCCCAACTCCATCCGCGACACCTTGCCGGCGGTACTGCAAAACACGCTATACGTGTTCGCGTTGCAGGAAGGCAATCTGGAACGCTTGGTACGTTCGACCTTGTGGGACCCGCTGAAGCAAATCGGCGCCCGCATGAACCAGGTCAGACCTGCGATCAGGTATTTCAGCATCGTCGGTTTGCTCGGTTTGATCGTACTCGGCGAAAGCGAAGCGTGGTTCGATCGCGGCTATTTGTCTATCCCTATCTCCGTAGCAATGGTGGTAGCCTCGCTGAGCGCATTCAGCCAAAAACACAGTCCGTTCAAAGTCTGGAACGCGATCGCGACCAGTTGCAGCTTGGCCGGCATTGCGGTGTGGATGATGGATCCCGCGGTTTACGGCGACGTGCTGCTGTTCCTGAGCGGCGTGTTGCCGTCCTGGCTATTGGGGGTATTGGTATTGCGCCGAATGTTGGCGCAGGAAAACTTCGCCGAGGAGCCATTCCGCTACCGGGCCATGGCCGAAACCCGGCCGCGGGCTTCGCTGCTGCTGTTTCTGAGTTTTCTGGGTTTAGTCGGTTTCCCGATCACGCCGGCGTTTCTGGGCGCAGACCTGTTATTGGCCGACGCCACCCGGCTGCATCCTTGGTTTGCTCTGCCCATCACGCTGGCCTTCGTCGTCAACGGCATCGCCGCCGCCCGCGTCTTCGTCAGATTATGCATGGGCCGCCCCAGCGAGGTTTGCAGCCAGGCGCAAGAATCCGCCTAG
- a CDS encoding YbcC family protein — MELVSHTHHAAEPNDSHCDRRDSGFDLNRAIDSVSHWLPTQGPLKDFIHHNTLHAVQHLPFHEGVALAAKIFGARSYLPLSDYQNRYREGRISDHAIDWALQRSGVNGSQRQALRDSLFSADKQSHYPPISLANHGVRTRWLSRLEVDLNALVHPVLFRLLANFLDQGISRWSLPKADESFWDCVLRLTQNSLLPLYPFQEKNVRDLLTLGPDQVILHCLQRMVGVETWYEQYLLEMLLGHPGWSGMVRLIELNPQTLLARRDISLKQLIAFELACELAFLRKKRGVNFSNIAGLKQLDTVPRFNGGAMRTQVPLRLKVWHEAMEWSLHSELLQAIKHQPAPGPSQTAKSPVQAQALFCIDDRECSLRRHLEETNPGIQTFGAVGFFGIDFLYQGLDDVYPVAQCPTAITPKHLIVEAAENQPETKPKTGKLSSLHFTAHSMLRGWLFTQTLGLGYAARLAWNVFRPGAGLLNIEQLSEVKAHSHLHLLRETDEPTPEGYLLGFSFPEMADRVGGLLRNIGLTKDFAPLVVIVAHGSSSVNNPHFAAYDCGACAGKPGAPNARAFAWMANQQPVRDILRERGIDIPADTYFVPALHNTSRDEITYFDPNTYLHRDHKVLHAFKHDMHHALLRNARERCRWFELGPQSHSNKEAHQHVVARASSIFEPRPEYNHSNNLYCLVGRRELSRHLFMDRRSFLHSYAPDSDTNGEILTKILSAIIPVCGGINLEYLFSRIDNSVYGAGTKLPHNVIGLLGVANGVEGDLRTGLPSQMIEVHEPARLLMIIEQATGTVDKALAAIGGLREWLDGEWIRLASYDPASRDMKLYTRHGWESIELPESVQTPAAAHSEKIIVGKTATIPVHQLLGRHA, encoded by the coding sequence ATGGAACTGGTTAGCCATACCCATCATGCGGCGGAGCCGAACGACAGCCACTGCGACCGCCGAGATAGCGGTTTCGACCTGAATCGAGCGATCGACAGCGTTTCGCACTGGTTGCCGACGCAAGGCCCACTGAAAGACTTCATCCACCACAATACCTTACATGCGGTACAACACCTCCCGTTTCACGAAGGCGTCGCGTTGGCGGCGAAAATATTCGGCGCGCGCAGCTATTTGCCGCTATCGGATTACCAAAACCGCTACCGCGAAGGCCGTATTAGCGACCATGCCATCGACTGGGCTTTGCAACGTTCCGGCGTGAACGGCAGCCAACGCCAAGCGCTGCGCGACAGCCTATTTAGTGCAGACAAGCAAAGCCATTACCCGCCGATTTCGCTGGCCAACCACGGTGTCCGCACCCGTTGGCTGAGCCGCTTGGAAGTGGATTTGAATGCGCTGGTGCACCCGGTCCTGTTCCGTTTGCTGGCCAACTTCCTGGACCAGGGCATCAGCCGCTGGAGTTTGCCAAAAGCAGACGAGAGTTTTTGGGATTGCGTATTGCGCTTAACCCAGAACAGCCTGTTGCCGTTGTATCCGTTTCAAGAAAAAAACGTACGCGACCTGCTCACCCTCGGCCCGGATCAAGTCATTCTGCACTGTTTGCAACGCATGGTCGGCGTCGAAACTTGGTACGAACAGTACCTTCTGGAAATGCTGCTCGGCCATCCCGGCTGGTCCGGTATGGTCAGATTGATCGAGCTGAATCCGCAAACCTTGCTGGCCCGCCGCGACATTTCGTTGAAGCAATTGATCGCATTCGAACTGGCTTGCGAACTGGCATTCTTGCGGAAAAAACGCGGTGTCAATTTCAGCAATATTGCCGGGTTGAAACAATTGGACACGGTACCGCGCTTCAACGGCGGCGCGATGCGGACCCAGGTTCCGTTGCGGTTGAAAGTCTGGCACGAGGCCATGGAATGGTCACTGCACAGCGAATTGCTGCAAGCCATCAAACACCAGCCGGCGCCCGGCCCCAGCCAAACCGCCAAATCGCCCGTCCAAGCCCAGGCCCTGTTTTGCATCGACGACCGCGAATGTTCGTTACGCCGGCATCTGGAAGAAACCAATCCGGGGATTCAAACTTTCGGTGCCGTCGGTTTTTTCGGCATCGATTTCCTGTACCAGGGTCTGGACGACGTCTATCCGGTGGCACAATGCCCGACCGCGATTACGCCTAAGCATTTGATCGTCGAAGCGGCGGAAAACCAACCCGAAACCAAACCTAAAACCGGCAAGCTGTCCAGCCTGCATTTTACGGCGCATTCGATGCTGCGCGGCTGGCTGTTTACTCAGACCTTGGGTCTCGGTTACGCGGCGCGCCTGGCCTGGAACGTGTTCCGCCCCGGCGCCGGCCTGCTCAACATCGAACAGCTCAGCGAAGTCAAAGCCCATAGCCACTTGCACCTGCTGCGCGAGACCGACGAACCGACGCCGGAAGGCTATTTGCTGGGCTTTTCCTTTCCGGAAATGGCCGACCGGGTCGGCGGCCTGTTGCGCAATATCGGCTTGACCAAAGATTTCGCGCCGCTGGTTGTCATCGTCGCCCACGGTTCCAGCAGCGTGAACAATCCGCATTTCGCCGCTTACGATTGCGGGGCCTGCGCCGGCAAACCGGGAGCGCCGAATGCCCGCGCCTTCGCCTGGATGGCGAATCAACAACCGGTACGGGACATTCTGCGCGAACGCGGTATCGACATCCCGGCCGACACTTATTTCGTACCGGCGCTGCATAACACCAGCCGCGACGAAATCACTTATTTCGATCCGAATACTTATCTGCACCGCGACCACAAAGTGCTGCACGCCTTCAAGCACGACATGCACCATGCCCTGCTGCGCAACGCGCGCGAACGCTGCCGTTGGTTCGAGTTGGGCCCGCAATCGCATTCGAATAAGGAAGCGCATCAACACGTGGTGGCCCGCGCCTCGTCGATTTTCGAACCGCGCCCGGAATACAACCATTCCAACAACCTGTATTGCTTGGTTGGCCGCCGCGAACTGAGCCGGCACTTGTTTATGGACCGGCGCTCGTTTCTGCATTCCTACGCTCCGGATAGCGACACCAACGGCGAAATTCTGACCAAGATTCTGTCCGCGATCATTCCGGTGTGCGGCGGCATCAATCTGGAATACTTGTTTTCGCGGATAGACAATTCGGTTTACGGAGCCGGCACCAAGCTGCCGCATAACGTGATCGGCTTGCTGGGCGTCGCCAACGGCGTCGAAGGCGATTTGCGTACCGGCTTGCCGTCGCAGATGATCGAAGTCCACGAACCGGCCCGGCTACTGATGATTATCGAACAAGCCACCGGCACTGTGGATAAAGCCTTGGCCGCTATCGGCGGTTTGAGGGAATGGCTGGACGGCGAATGGATCCGGTTGGCCAGTTACGACCCCGCCAGCCGCGACATGAAGTTGTACACCAGACACGGCTGGGAAAGCATCGAACTGCCGGAGAGCGTGCAAACCCCGGCCGCTGCGCATTCGGAAAAAATCATCGTCGGTAAAACCGCGACGATTCCGGTACACCAATTGTTAGGGAGACACGCATGA
- a CDS encoding SulP family inorganic anion transporter gives MSQVSQLVLPKTGIPGLVENWRSDLLSGFLVFLIALPLCLGIAMASGFPPMSGIISAIVGGVVVSRISGSYVTINGPAAGLIVVIVDAVQSLGQGDAMAGYRYTLAAIVVASVLQILLGVFKAGKLSAFFPSSVVHGMLAAIGIIIMAKQVHTLLGVKPEAKTLLGTIAEIPHSIIEMNPEVSLIGLCGLALLIVWSVIKQPTLKMIPAPLLVVMVGLALGQYFDLDHIHQYLFLPEAEILPHHQYTIGPTFLVAVPENFMSGFYFPDFAKIATSEFWVAVVTIWLVGSLESLLSASAVDKLDPYKRNSNLNRDLAAVGVGNLIAGSVGGLPMIAEIVRSSANINNGAKTGWANFFHGLLLLTFVALFPRLIHEIPLSSLAALLVFTGFRLASPKEFAKTLSVGLDNFVVFVITIIGVIATDLLVGVAIGIVAELLIHMTRGLKPGNVFSLAYHVKQTDPRTYHIAVSGAAVFSNFISLKSLLADFPQGENLFFDLTDAELIDHTVMEFIHHYAEEYRHAGGKCEIVGLDDHHSYSDHHLAARRKLSV, from the coding sequence ATGTCCCAAGTATCTCAGCTTGTGTTGCCGAAAACCGGTATTCCCGGCCTGGTCGAAAACTGGCGTAGCGATTTGCTTTCCGGTTTTCTGGTGTTTTTGATTGCGTTACCGCTCTGTCTGGGCATCGCGATGGCGTCGGGCTTTCCGCCGATGTCCGGCATCATCAGCGCCATCGTCGGCGGCGTGGTCGTCTCCCGCATCAGCGGTTCGTATGTGACGATCAACGGGCCGGCGGCCGGCTTGATCGTGGTCATCGTCGATGCGGTGCAGTCGTTGGGGCAGGGCGACGCCATGGCCGGCTACCGCTACACCTTGGCGGCGATCGTCGTCGCCAGCGTATTGCAGATTCTGCTCGGCGTGTTCAAAGCCGGCAAACTCAGCGCCTTTTTCCCCAGTTCAGTGGTTCACGGCATGTTGGCGGCCATCGGCATTATCATCATGGCCAAGCAAGTTCATACCTTGCTGGGCGTGAAGCCGGAAGCCAAAACCCTGCTCGGCACGATTGCCGAGATCCCGCATTCGATCATCGAGATGAACCCGGAAGTGTCGTTGATCGGTCTGTGCGGATTAGCGTTGCTGATCGTCTGGTCCGTGATCAAACAACCGACTCTGAAAATGATCCCGGCGCCGTTGCTGGTGGTCATGGTTGGCTTGGCGTTGGGCCAATACTTCGATTTGGACCATATCCACCAATACCTGTTTTTACCGGAAGCCGAAATCCTGCCGCACCACCAATACACGATAGGCCCGACCTTTTTGGTGGCGGTGCCGGAGAACTTCATGTCCGGTTTTTATTTTCCGGATTTTGCCAAAATCGCCACCTCCGAGTTCTGGGTGGCGGTCGTGACGATTTGGCTGGTCGGTAGTCTGGAAAGCCTGTTGAGCGCGTCGGCGGTGGACAAACTCGATCCTTACAAACGCAACTCCAATCTGAATCGCGACTTGGCCGCGGTCGGCGTCGGCAACCTGATCGCCGGTTCCGTCGGCGGCTTGCCGATGATTGCCGAAATCGTGCGTAGCTCGGCCAATATCAACAACGGCGCCAAAACCGGCTGGGCCAATTTTTTCCACGGTTTGCTGCTGTTGACCTTTGTGGCCTTGTTTCCACGCTTAATTCACGAAATTCCATTGTCTTCTTTGGCGGCATTGCTGGTTTTCACCGGTTTCCGGCTGGCGTCGCCGAAAGAATTCGCTAAAACCTTGTCGGTCGGGTTGGATAATTTCGTCGTGTTCGTGATTACCATCATCGGCGTTATCGCGACCGATTTGCTGGTCGGCGTCGCGATCGGTATCGTCGCCGAATTGCTGATCCACATGACCCGAGGCCTGAAACCGGGCAACGTGTTTTCGTTGGCGTACCATGTGAAGCAAACCGATCCGCGCACCTACCATATCGCAGTCAGCGGTGCGGCGGTGTTTTCCAACTTCATCAGTTTGAAAAGTTTGCTGGCCGACTTCCCGCAAGGCGAAAATCTGTTTTTCGATCTGACCGACGCCGAATTGATCGACCACACCGTGATGGAGTTTATCCACCACTACGCGGAAGAGTATCGCCACGCCGGCGGCAAATGCGAGATCGTCGGCCTCGACGACCATCACAGCTATTCCGACCACCATCTAGCGGCGCGCCGTAAACTCAGCGTTTGA
- a CDS encoding antibiotic biosynthesis monooxygenase, which translates to MHVTLVHVHVKPEHIDDFIAATRLNHLASVQEAGNRRFDVLQVPDNPSQFLLYEVYATAEDAAAHKQTAHYLAWRDTVADWMAQPRQGVPYKALLPEA; encoded by the coding sequence ATGCACGTCACGTTAGTCCACGTTCACGTCAAACCCGAACACATCGACGACTTCATCGCCGCCACCCGCCTGAACCATCTGGCTTCGGTGCAGGAGGCCGGCAACCGCCGCTTCGACGTACTGCAAGTGCCGGATAATCCTAGCCAGTTTCTGTTGTACGAAGTCTACGCCACGGCCGAAGATGCCGCGGCGCATAAGCAGACCGCGCATTATCTGGCCTGGCGCGACACGGTCGCCGACTGGATGGCGCAGCCGCGCCAGGGCGTACCTTACAAAGCTCTGTTGCCGGAGGCTTGA